The genomic interval TGAAGCTGCCTTTATAACTTTTCCTGCTGATATCTCAAAAGTAACTGTATCCCCTATCTCAGCTTTTTTATCTGTTACAAATTCAAAATCTTTACCATATTTTCCCTCTCCACTACAACCACTGCAATGAGAACATGCTGTATCCTTATATAGTTTTACAAGAATTTTATCTCCATTTATTGCCTTTACAATTCCTTTGTTAACCACTTTTTTCACCTCTATAATCTTAAAAGTTTTATGCTTATTTTTAGATTATACCATAAAAAAAAACTTTAAAAAAGCTAAAGGTATATTTCTTGAAAACTATTTTTCTCTATGATACAATATAAAATAGTTTATAAGTAAATTAATGAAGAGGTAAGAAGTGAAAAAGTTGCTTTGGTTTCTAAAATTTAGATACATCTATATTTATTTTCTTTTATATATGGTAGCAGATTATTTTTTCAAAGGCAGAGTAAGTGAACTAGGCATTTTTAGTTTTATTGACTCTTATTTTGGGATAGTAGTTTTCCCTTTAATTATAATACTTCTTTTCTCTATACTTTTCCCTTTTATAACTAATAAAACTAAAAAAATGTTATTAAGTGTAAGGTTATACTGCTTTTTTCTATTATCTGTTAGTTGCATCTTATTATATTTAATGTATATTTTAAAACTTCCTTTTGCTGAAACAATAGCAGATGATGAAATTATAAAAGAATTTTTTCAACTTTCAATTTACAAATATAAAATTGGTTTAGTAGCAACATATGGTTTTTATCTATTATTAACAAATGTAATGTTTAAATATCTTTATATAGGATTAGGAGTCATTATCTTTTGTACTACATTTTTAATTGTTGCTAAAGCTATTAATAGAGGAATTTCAAAAATGTATCACAACTATAAAGAGAAAAAAAGAATAGCTAGAGAGGAGCAACTTATCAGAGAACAGATAGCTATTAAAGAAGCTCTTGAAAAACGTGAAGCAATGATGAAAGAGAAATTAGAACAGGAAAAAGAAAATAAAATTAAAGAGAGAGTAGAAGAGGTACTATTAAATAAAGAACTTATTTTGGATAACTCTACAACTGAAGTTGAAAATATTCCTGAAGAGGAAGAAGAGAAAAAAGTTACAAAAAGTTTAGATCCTAATAAAAATCTATCTCAAGAAAAGATAGAAAATAGAAATAATCCACCTGAAAACTCTGAAAGATTTAATGATAATTTTAATCTTTTTACTATCAATGATAACTCTAAAGAAAAAGATAAAAATGGAAATATATTAGATGAAAATATTAAAAATGATGGGATAGATAAAATAAATGAGAGAGAACTTTTAAAAATAATAAAAGAGAAGGAAGGAGTAAAAAATGATACTAGCATCAAAATCTCCAAGGAGAAAAGAGATTCTTGAAGATATGGGATTTAATTTAAAAATAGAGGGTGCTGAAATTGAAGAGATAAGTGATGAAAAAGAGCTTACTCTAAAAATTATGGATATTGCTAGAAAAAAAACTTTCTCTATTGCTGAAAAATATCCAACTGAATATGTTGTTGGAGCTGACACAATAGTTGAAGTAGATTGTGAGA from Fusobacterium varium carries:
- a CDS encoding ABC transporter permease produces the protein MKKLLWFLKFRYIYIYFLLYMVADYFFKGRVSELGIFSFIDSYFGIVVFPLIIILLFSILFPFITNKTKKMLLSVRLYCFFLLSVSCILLYLMYILKLPFAETIADDEIIKEFFQLSIYKYKIGLVATYGFYLLLTNVMFKYLYIGLGVIIFCTTFLIVAKAINRGISKMYHNYKEKKRIAREEQLIREQIAIKEALEKREAMMKEKLEQEKENKIKERVEEVLLNKELILDNSTTEVENIPEEEEEKKVTKSLDPNKNLSQEKIENRNNPPENSERFNDNFNLFTINDNSKEKDKNGNILDENIKNDGIDKINERELLKIIKEKEGVKNDTSIKISKEKRDS